In the genome of Candidatus Binatus sp., one region contains:
- a CDS encoding carboxylesterase, protein MSSSSDEPPSPEHPGVNTDEFFFPGEGVSVLLVHGLTGTPYEMRALGERIAARGARVHGVRLAGHAEAPEALGQVGHENWYESVVQGFEELRRYGDPNVAVGLSMGALLAARLAADQREAVAGLVMLAPAFFLPPATTTMLKAVRMLGTVADKLYLYNSSGSDIHDAGARGIHPQCALMPLNAPLKLLELSALVRPRLAHITQPALVIHARRDHTCPQRKNVNFAMKHLGSAEKRAIVLDESYHVITVDSEKERVASEVIEFVDRFRAVPAARAVG, encoded by the coding sequence ATGAGTTCTTCTTCCGACGAACCTCCATCGCCCGAGCATCCGGGCGTCAACACCGACGAGTTTTTCTTCCCCGGCGAAGGCGTCAGCGTCCTGCTGGTTCACGGCTTGACCGGCACGCCCTACGAGATGCGCGCGCTCGGCGAGCGGATCGCGGCGCGCGGCGCTCGCGTGCACGGGGTTAGACTCGCGGGGCACGCGGAGGCGCCCGAAGCGCTCGGCCAGGTCGGGCACGAGAACTGGTACGAAAGCGTCGTGCAGGGATTCGAGGAACTTCGCCGATACGGCGATCCCAACGTGGCCGTCGGCCTCTCGATGGGCGCGCTGCTCGCCGCACGGCTTGCCGCCGATCAGCGCGAGGCCGTCGCCGGACTCGTGATGCTCGCGCCGGCGTTCTTTCTGCCACCCGCGACGACGACCATGCTCAAAGCGGTGCGGATGCTCGGTACCGTCGCGGACAAGCTCTACCTCTACAATTCGTCGGGCTCGGACATTCATGACGCCGGCGCGCGCGGGATTCATCCGCAATGCGCGCTGATGCCGCTGAACGCGCCGCTCAAGCTGCTCGAACTATCGGCGCTGGTCCGGCCGCGGCTCGCGCATATCACGCAGCCGGCGTTGGTGATTCATGCGCGGCGCGATCACACCTGTCCGCAACGCAAAAACGTGAACTTCGCGATGAAGCATCTCGGCAGCGCCGAGAAGCGTGCGATCGTGCTCGACGAGAGCTATCACGTGATCACGGTGGACAGCGAAAAGGAGCGCGTGGCGAGCGAAGTGATCGAGTTCGTCG
- a CDS encoding peptidylprolyl isomerase, producing MLEVMRRHAYSWGTRIVLGGLAVIFAFWGIGSGFFAQVKPVANVNGQRILSDQVDREASRLRDTLGQMYGADAPAVLKSINLRQAALDQLIERQLITEQARHLGLSITNEALQQKIATTKSFQRDGQFDLDTYQEVLRSNNLFPHEYEASERVVMLQETLRNMIEAGIQVSDDEVRHAFNLKNEKIGLRYFEIPFADFTAKIAPTEQQIADYYKKNIEQFREPARARIIFIHYAPLVLAATYAPSDKDVDDYYKRNLKTQFTHPDQVHARHILIEVAEGATEAEKAKAKLAAMDVLKQAQAGGDFKKLAAKYSEDHSTKIEGGDLGTFGRGQMIKPFEDAVFAMKPGQIVFVETRFGYHVVKLDESKPAHTDTIAEARPKVIDALRTQAGAKLGREALDSDLTAALGGASLPDLAKKRGIEAVETPLFAANDRIIGAEQDHELGPAAFKLEVGEVRAVPVKGAPYLIKLLEKRPSRIPPLKEIEAQVRDALIRATAIADAHNQAQKIIATIKTLAAFDKAATDNKLAIKTVDPFPRTEHSIPGIGQFPEVTDAAGVLPTIPGVIDRVMENRGNSYIFEVASRTEPTDEQWKSAQKSFTQEFLDQRRAQAWTQFLDHLKDQAKIKIDSEQLGSSEQSM from the coding sequence ATGTTAGAAGTAATGCGCCGGCACGCCTATTCGTGGGGAACCCGGATCGTGCTCGGCGGTCTCGCGGTGATCTTCGCGTTCTGGGGAATCGGCTCCGGCTTTTTCGCCCAGGTCAAACCGGTCGCCAACGTCAACGGCCAGCGGATTCTCTCGGATCAGGTCGATCGCGAGGCCAGCCGGCTGCGCGACACGCTCGGCCAGATGTACGGCGCCGACGCGCCCGCCGTCTTAAAGAGCATCAATCTGCGCCAGGCCGCGCTCGACCAGTTAATCGAGCGCCAACTGATAACGGAACAGGCGCGCCATCTCGGGCTCTCGATCACCAACGAAGCCCTGCAGCAGAAAATCGCGACCACCAAGTCGTTTCAGCGCGACGGCCAGTTTGATCTCGACACCTATCAAGAGGTGCTCCGCTCGAACAATCTGTTCCCGCACGAATACGAAGCGAGCGAACGCGTCGTGATGCTCCAGGAGACGCTGCGCAACATGATCGAAGCCGGCATCCAGGTCAGCGACGACGAGGTGCGCCACGCCTTTAATCTTAAGAACGAGAAAATCGGGCTCCGCTATTTCGAGATTCCGTTCGCGGATTTCACCGCGAAGATTGCGCCGACCGAGCAGCAGATTGCCGACTACTACAAGAAGAATATCGAGCAGTTTCGCGAACCCGCGCGCGCCCGGATCATCTTCATCCACTACGCGCCGCTGGTGCTCGCCGCGACTTACGCGCCGAGCGACAAGGACGTCGACGATTACTACAAGCGCAATCTGAAGACGCAGTTCACTCATCCCGACCAGGTCCACGCGCGGCACATCCTGATCGAGGTGGCCGAGGGCGCGACCGAGGCCGAGAAAGCAAAAGCCAAACTCGCCGCGATGGATGTCCTCAAGCAGGCGCAGGCGGGCGGCGATTTCAAAAAGCTGGCGGCGAAGTATTCCGAAGATCACTCGACCAAGATCGAAGGCGGCGATCTCGGCACCTTCGGCCGCGGCCAGATGATCAAGCCATTCGAGGACGCGGTGTTTGCGATGAAGCCCGGGCAGATCGTGTTCGTCGAGACGCGCTTCGGCTATCACGTCGTCAAGCTCGACGAATCGAAGCCGGCGCATACCGATACGATCGCCGAGGCGCGGCCGAAAGTGATCGACGCGTTGCGCACGCAGGCCGGCGCGAAGCTTGGGCGTGAGGCGCTCGATTCAGATCTCACCGCGGCGCTTGGCGGCGCGAGCCTGCCGGACCTCGCCAAGAAGCGCGGTATCGAGGCGGTCGAGACGCCGCTCTTCGCTGCGAACGATCGAATCATCGGCGCCGAGCAGGATCACGAACTCGGGCCGGCCGCATTCAAGCTCGAAGTCGGCGAGGTGCGCGCGGTGCCGGTGAAAGGCGCGCCGTACTTAATTAAGCTGCTCGAGAAGCGACCGTCGCGGATTCCGCCGCTCAAAGAAATCGAAGCGCAGGTCCGCGATGCGCTCATTCGCGCGACCGCGATCGCGGACGCGCACAACCAGGCGCAGAAGATTATCGCGACGATCAAGACTCTGGCCGCCTTCGACAAGGCCGCGACCGACAACAAGCTCGCGATCAAAACCGTCGATCCATTTCCGCGCACCGAGCACTCGATTCCCGGTATCGGGCAGTTCCCGGAGGTCACCGACGCCGCCGGCGTGCTGCCGACGATTCCCGGCGTGATCGATCGTGTGATGGAAAATCGCGGCAATTCGTATATTTTCGAGGTCGCATCGCGCACCGAGCCGACCGACGAGCAATGGAAGTCCGCGCAGAAATCGTTCACGCAGGAATTTCTCGATCAGCGGCGCGCGCAGGCGTGGACGCAGTTTCTCGATCATCTGAAGGACCAGGCAAAGATTAAAATCGATAGCGAACAGCTCGGATCATCTGAGCAATCGATGTAG